The sequence below is a genomic window from Sphingobacterium sp. ML3W.
TATGTTGTGTCACGGTTAGTTTTGGGCAGGACAAAACTAATAGCACATTAAACGAAACTTCAAGAGTATTTTGGCTAAGGGAGATGGATCGAATGGCCAGACCTGTTATGCGTAGTTTGGCTTATGATAGTTTAAGGATTAATATGCCCAAAATTACCTCTATAGCGGTTGACAACAAAGAGCATCGTGTTCAAGTACAGTATGTAGAAGTATTAGGTCGAGTTTTATGTGGGATATCGCCATGGTTAGCGTTGAATGACGGTTCAGAAGAAGAGCAGGCACTAAGAAAACAATATCGGAATTGGACTATTCAAGCCTTAAGCAATGCTTTGGATAGTAATGCAAATGATTTTATGCGTTTTGATTTGGGCGGACAACAATTAGTTGATGCATCATTTATTTCAGTTGCATTTTTGCGTTCTTCTTGGTTATGGAATAATCTTGATACTAAAACTCAGAAAAGTTTGATCAAGGCTATTAAAACTACTCGTCAATTCAAACCAGTTTTTTCAAATTGGTTGCTTTTTTCTGCTATGAACGAAGCTTTTTTAGCTCAGTACAGTAAGGATTGGGATGTGATGCGTGTAGACTACGCCTTGCAGCAATTGGAACAGTGGTATGTGGGTGATGGTATGTATAAAGATGGACCATATTATGCCTATGATTATTACAATAGCTATGTTATCCATCCTTTTTTATCTGGAGTCATGGATGTTATTGAACAAAAAACTAAAAGTTATGATGGTATGTTTGCAAAAATCAAACTACGAAATCAACGATATGCTATTATATTAGA
It includes:
- a CDS encoding DUF2264 domain-containing protein, translated to MMRKILVLLVLLCCVTVSFGQDKTNSTLNETSRVFWLREMDRMARPVMRSLAYDSLRINMPKITSIAVDNKEHRVQVQYVEVLGRVLCGISPWLALNDGSEEEQALRKQYRNWTIQALSNALDSNANDFMRFDLGGQQLVDASFISVAFLRSSWLWNNLDTKTQKSLIKAIKTTRQFKPVFSNWLLFSAMNEAFLAQYSKDWDVMRVDYALQQLEQWYVGDGMYKDGPYYAYDYYNSYVIHPFLSGVMDVIEQKTKSYDGMFAKIKLRNQRYAIILERLVNTDGTFPPSGRSVIYRGAAFHHLADMVLKKRLPEELTEGQVRAALSAVLQKTFESPTTYHQNWLTIGLYGDQPGLGDFYNNQGSPYLCSTIFLPLGLSENDSFWTSKEEDWSSKRIWSGQDWNKDKSKGIQ